A genomic segment from Diospyros lotus cultivar Yz01 chromosome 5, ASM1463336v1, whole genome shotgun sequence encodes:
- the LOC127802147 gene encoding uncharacterized protein LOC127802147 has protein sequence MIYTIHGGPHLAGTSNRSHERYVREANHVLIAGSVEHMGPPKRARVAMKEITFFEDDARDIHWPHNDSLVIRAHIGNMEVRRIMVDTGSSVNVMYRACFDQMGLGPKQLSPSPEPLYGFTGDAVVPIGRVKLPFTVGSPGREATAMAEFLIIDCPSAYNVVLRRPVMNELDMVASTRALTVKFPTNNGIGCVRGEQHLARRCYEDAVKMGAKGKKVNLVAGGTQRPLGQSGVNYDLDPREVDCDKASDPVEELEEVPASEVDAERCLKLGKNLAPEVKCQLVEFLKANLDVFAWNHEDMVGIALEVMSHRLNVDPSYRPVRQKRRPMTPERFAALKEEVDKLLDSRFIREAQYPVWVANLVLVKKKNGKWRTCIDFTDLNKIPMNPSEEEHTSFITNRGLYCYKVMPFGLKNAGATYQRLVNTMFETHIGKTMEVYVDDMLVKSEKVADHVCDLGEMFEILKSYHMKLNPLKCAFGVASGKFLGFMVNNRGIEANPEKIKALLDMRSPTKMKEVQSLTGQVAALNRFISKATDKCIPFFNTLRKAQGFNWSEECKLAFQQLKAYMGQAPLLSKPKDGKKLVVYLGVSKHALSAALVREEEGMQYPVFYISKRLVDAKTRFTPMEKLAYCLVAASRKLRPYFQAHQIDVLTKYPLKQILQKPDTLGRLLKWAIELTQFNLEYKPRTAIKGQALADFIAEFTGPAQVGEEASEGPSWELYVDGSSNDQGAGAGVMLISPEGHRILCALWFGFPSTNNEAEYEALFTGLRLAKEVRVEAVVIFSDSQLVVNQIRGKYQAKGAKMAAYLLKVRELLALLPKFEVRQIPRSQNSHADALAQLATTRDTKFLGAIPMEFIAAPSTEQSAETMVIDEPQGSWMSPILEYLWGGKLPMDKLEARRLRARAVHCCIYDEVLYKQGFTSPLLRCIEGPDCQIVLEEIHAGHCGNHAGALSLAQKALRQGFYWPTMKQDVIELVKKCEKCQQFAKIPRAPPVYLQYMSSPWPFAF, from the exons ATGATCTACACAATCCACGGTGGACCTCACCTCGCAGGTACATCGAACAGGTCGCATGAAAGGTATGTACGCGAAGCTAATCACGTCTTGATAGCAGGATCTGTTGAGCATATGGGACCGCCTAAGCGAGCTAGGGTGGCAATGAAAGAAATCACCTTCTTCGAAGATGATGCTAGGGACATACACTGGCCGCACAATGACTCCCTTGTCATTCGTGCCCACATCGGCAACATGGAGGTACGAAGAATAATGGTGGACACtggcagctcggtaaatgtgATGTATAGGGCCTGTTTCGACCAGATGGGACTAGGGCCCAAGCAATTGAGCCCGTCCCCAGAGCCGCTTTACGGattcacgggagacgcagttGTTCCCATAGGGCGGGTTAAACTCCCATTCACTGTTGGGAGCCCAGGTCGCGAAGCAACGGCGATGGCAGAATTCCTCATtattgactgcccctcagcgTACAATGTCGTACTCAGGCGGCCAGTGATGAACGAGCTGGACATGGTCGCCTCAACTAGGGCTCTGACCGTCAAGTTCCCGACCAACAATGGAATAGGATGCGTGCGAGGAGAACAACACCTCGCGAGACGCTGCTATGAGGACGCGGTCAAAATGGGggccaaaggaaagaaagtgaacCTGGTCGCAGGCGGAACTCAGCGACCTTTAGGTCAGAGCGGGGTAAACTATGACCTGGATCCCCGAGAAGTGGATTGTGATAAGGCCTCCGACCCGGTGGAAGAACTTGAAGAGGTCCCGGCCAGCGAAGTAGATGCTGAAAGGTGTCTGAAGCTCGGAAAGAATCTGGCCCCTGAGGTAAAGTGTCAATTGGTTGaattccttaaagctaacctggATGTGTTTGCATGGAACCATGAAGATATGGTAGGCATAGCCCTGGAGGTCATGTCGCACAGGCTCAACGTGGACCCCAGCTACAGACCAGTGCggcagaagaggaggccaatgactccagAGCGTTTTGCCGCCCTTAAGGAGGAGGTGGATAAGCTCCTGGACAGTAGATTCATCAGAGAAGCCCAGTACCCAGTCTGGGTAGCCAATCTAGTCCTGGTGAAGAAAAAGAACGGAAaatggaggacctgcatcgacttcaccgacctgaataAG atccccatgaatCCTAGCGAAGAGGAGCACACGTCGTTTATCACCAATCGTGGGCTGTACTGCTACAAAGTTATGCCGTTCGGACTGAAGAATGCTGGGGCCACCTACCAGAGGCTCGTgaatacgatgttcgaaacgCATATCGGGAAAACAATGGAGGTATATGTCGACGATATGTTGGTTAAATCTGAGAAGGTCGCAGATCATGTTTGCGATTTAGGAGAAATGTTCGAGATCCTCAAGAGCTACCACATGAAACTAAATCCACTGAAGTGCGCTTTTGGAGTGGCTTCTGGGAAATTCTTGGGATTCATGGTTAACAACAGAGGCATCGAGGCCAACCCAGAAAAAATAAAGGCTTTGCTGGATATGAGATCTCCCACAAAGATGAAGGAGGTGCAGAGCCTTACCGGTCAGGTCGCTGCCCTAAACCGGTTTATCTCCAAGGCGACTGACAAGTGTATTCCTTTCTTCAATACGTTAAGGAAGGCACAAGGCTTCAATTGGAGTGAAGAATGCAAGCTCGCCTTCCAACAGTTGAAGGCGTACATGGGGCAAGCGCCGTTACTTTCAAAACCTAAGGATGGGAAAAAATTGGTTGTCTACCTAGGAGTGTCAAAGCACGCCCTTAGCGCAGCATTGGTTCGGGAGGAAGAAGGGATGCAATACCCCGTCTTCTACATCAGCAAGAGGTTGGTGGACGCGAAAACAAGGTTCACACCGATGGAGAAGCTTGCTTACTGCCTAGTCGCAGCATCGAGGAAGCTGCGTCCCTATTTCCAGGCCCATCAAATCGATGTTCTGACCAAGTACCCCTTGAAGCAGATTTTGCAGAAACCAGACACTTTAGGTCGCCTGCTGAAATGGGCGATCGAGCTCACTCAGTTCAACTTGGaatacaaaccaaggacggctATCAAAGGACAAGCACTCGCGGATTTCATTGCTGAATTCACTGGACCAGCCCAAGTGGGAGAAGAAGCCTCGGAAGGACCATCCTGGGAGCTATATGTTGACGGATCGTCAAACGATCAAGGAGCTGGGGCTGGAGTTATGTTAATCAGCCCGGAGGGCCACAGGATCCTCTGTGCCCTATGGTTCGGTTTCCCATCTACCAACAATGAGGCCGAGTATGAGGCATTGTTCACAGGACTACGCCTGGCAAAGGAGGTACGAGTCGAAGCAGTTGTAATCTTCAGTGACTCCCAACTCGTCGTTAATCAAATACGGGGAAAATATCAAGCGAAAGGTGCAAAGATGGCGGCATACCTGCTCAAAGTGAGAGAGCTTCTGGCCCTTCTCCCAAAATTTGAGGTACGCCAGATTCCCCGTTCTCAAAATTCCCATGCGGATGCACTAGCTCAACTGGCAACTACGCGAGATACAAAGTTCCTGGGGGCTATACCGATGGAATTTATAGCTGCCCCTAGCACGGAACAATCGGCTGAGACGATGGTGATTGACGAGCCCCAGGGTTCATGGATGAGTCCTATTTTGGAGTATCTATGGGGTGGAAAGCTGCCAATGGACAAACTCGAAGCGCGCAGACTGCGAGCTCGAGCTGTCCACTGCTGTATCTACGATGAGGTGTTGTATAAGCAAGGATTCACATCTCCACTGTTAAGGTGTATCGAGGGCCCTGATTGTCAAATCGTGCTGGAGGAAATACATGCTGGACATTGCGGCAACCACGCTGGGGCTCTGTCGCTAGCCCAGAAAGCACTTCGGCAGGGATTCTATTGGCCCACGATGAAACAGGATGTGATAGAGCTGGTGAAGAAGTGTGAAAAGTGCCAACAGTTTGCTAAAATCCCGCGAGCCCCTCCGGTCTACCTCCAATATATGAGCAGCCCGTGGCCATTTGCTTTCTAG